Genomic segment of Thermodesulfobacteriota bacterium:
TCCCCAAGTATATGCTGCGGCATAAGATCAAGGCCGGGATAACCGGCTGGGCGCAGGTCAACGGGCTCAGGGGGAACACGGACATCAAAAAGAGGCTCGACTACGACCTCTACTACATCGAGAACTGGTCCCTATCCTTCGACCTCAAGATCATGCTGCTTACGGTATGGAGGGGGTTTTTCAACAAGAACGCATATTGACATGCAACCGCTGAAACTGATTATCATAAGGCACGGCGAGACCGTGGAGAACGCCTCGCGCATCGTGCAGGGACACCTGCCCGGGACCCTTTCCGAGAGGGGACGGGAGCAGGTCAGGGGGATTGCGCTAACCCTTGAAAGGGAAAAACTAGACGCGGTCTATTCGAGCGACCTCGAGAGGGCCCACAGGACGGCCGAGATACTCATGGAGGGGGGGGGAGGACGCGAAGCCCCCACCATAAAGACGGACGAAAGATTACGGGAACAGGGTTTTGGCATATATGAAGGAAAACCCTCTACCTATATCTTAAGGCAGATGAAGCGCGAGGGGAAGGAGCTTATGAACTTCATTCCGGAAGGTGGTGAAAAATATAGCGATTTCCAGGGCAGGGTCAGGTCTTTCCTTGACGAGGTGAAGGAAAAACACTCCGGAGAGACGGTTCTTCTGGTCACACACAACGGAGTCATACGAATTCTCCTCGACGCCCTGTCCACGGGAATGCTACCATATAAAAACCCGGTTGCCAACGGCACGGTGATAGTTGCGGCCATCGACCGCTCCGGCCACGCAACCGTCGAACACTTAAACCCCCGACCATGAAAATGGAACAAATATACGCCGAGACCATAGCCCTCTGTCCCATGTGCGCCAAGGACTCCCCGGCCTTCTACGAGGAGAAGAAGGACGGGATGTACCTGCATGCGGAGTGCGCAGAGCACGGACGCTTAAGCGAAAAGATGGAGAGCGACGCCGCGTTCTTCAGGGACTGCTACGAGCAGGAGTACGAAAAGCCTTACAGCCAGCTGCTGCTCCCCATAACCTACCGGTGCAACGTTAGATGCAGATACTGTTATACGCTCTCCAACACAAAGTCCCCGCGCCCCGGGGACCGGTCCGCCGAAACCCTCCTCGCGATGATAAGGGAGTTCGAAGCCGGCTCCACCCCCAACGGCAACCTTTCCCTCATAGGGGGAGAGCCCACGGTAAGGAAGGACCTGATGCATATCGTAAGGTCGGCAAAGGACATACTCGGGGAAAAGAGGTTGGACCTGGCCACGAACGGCCTGAAACTCCGCGACCCGGAGTTCGTGAAGGAGTTGAAGGAAAACGGCCTGGACTTCGTCTTCCTCAACGTAAACGACGTCGTTTACGAGGAGTCGCACAAGCTCTACATGGAGAAGGTAGAGGCGCTTAATAATTGCATGCGCTTCAACATGCCCGTCTGGCTGCAGAGGACCATAGACGACTTAAGCCAGGTCGATTCGTTATTACGGCTCGCCGGAGAGTACCGGCGCATCGTCTTCAAACTTACCATACGGGTGGCCGCCCCATACGGCTCTTACGCCCCCATAAACAGGGTGTTCGTGTCGGAACTGATAAGACATCTCAAAAAGGACGGCTCGCACACACAGGGCCGGACGCCCTTCAACCGTGAGGTGCGGCTTTGCGGCAAAAGGA
This window contains:
- a CDS encoding histidine phosphatase family protein, with the protein product MQPLKLIIIRHGETVENASRIVQGHLPGTLSERGREQVRGIALTLEREKLDAVYSSDLERAHRTAEILMEGGGGREAPTIKTDERLREQGFGIYEGKPSTYILRQMKREGKELMNFIPEGGEKYSDFQGRVRSFLDEVKEKHSGETVLLVTHNGVIRILLDALSTGMLPYKNPVANGTVIVAAIDRSGHATVEHLNPRP
- a CDS encoding radical SAM protein; its protein translation is MEQIYAETIALCPMCAKDSPAFYEEKKDGMYLHAECAEHGRLSEKMESDAAFFRDCYEQEYEKPYSQLLLPITYRCNVRCRYCYTLSNTKSPRPGDRSAETLLAMIREFEAGSTPNGNLSLIGGEPTVRKDLMHIVRSAKDILGEKRLDLATNGLKLRDPEFVKELKENGLDFVFLNVNDVVYEESHKLYMEKVEALNNCMRFNMPVWLQRTIDDLSQVDSLLRLAGEYRRIVFKLTIRVAAPYGSYAPINRVFVSELIRHLKKDGSHTQGRTPFNREVRLCGKRTKLSRWPAIIDVRRLDPIDPHYIISDDTLTAFHRGMKVDEMLMMDKRLRTAGRTTA